One Pseudomonas sp. HOU2 genomic window carries:
- a CDS encoding aldehyde dehydrogenase family protein translates to MRYAHPGTEGAKVSFKSKYGNYIGGEFVAPVKGQYFTNTSPVNGQPIAEFPRSTAEDIDKALDAAHAAADAWGATSVQARSLILLKIADRIEQNLELLAITETWDNGKAIRETLNADIPLAADHFRYFAGCLRAQEGSAAEIDGNTVAYHIHEPLGVVGQIIPWNFPLLMAAWKLAPALAAGNCVVLKPAEQTPLGICVLMELIGDLLPPGVLNVVQGFGKEAGEALATSKRIAKIAFTGSTPVGSHIMKCAAENIIPSTVELGGKSPNIFFEDIMQAEPTFIDKAAEGLVLAFFNQGEVCTCPSRALVQESIYDEFMQVVMKKVLQIKRGDPLDTDTMVGAQASEQQFDKILSYLEIAKGEGAELLTGGKVEKLEGNLATGYYIQPTLLKGTNKMRVFQEEIFGPVVSITTFKDEAEALAIANDTEFGLGAGLWTRDINRAYRMGRAIKAGRVWTNCYHLYPAHAAFGGYKKSGVGRETHKMMLDHYQQTKNLLVSYDINPLGFF, encoded by the coding sequence ATGCGTTACGCTCACCCCGGTACTGAAGGCGCCAAAGTCTCGTTCAAGAGCAAGTACGGTAACTACATCGGCGGCGAGTTCGTCGCGCCTGTCAAAGGTCAGTACTTCACCAACACCTCGCCAGTGAATGGCCAGCCGATTGCCGAATTCCCCCGCTCCACTGCCGAAGACATCGACAAGGCACTGGACGCCGCCCACGCCGCTGCCGATGCGTGGGGCGCCACTTCCGTGCAGGCGCGCTCGCTGATCCTGCTGAAAATCGCCGACCGCATCGAACAGAATCTCGAACTGCTGGCGATCACCGAAACCTGGGACAACGGCAAAGCCATCCGCGAAACCCTCAATGCCGACATCCCGCTGGCCGCCGACCATTTCCGTTACTTCGCCGGGTGCCTGCGCGCCCAGGAAGGCAGTGCGGCCGAAATCGACGGCAACACCGTGGCCTATCACATCCATGAGCCGCTGGGCGTGGTCGGCCAGATCATTCCGTGGAACTTCCCGCTGCTGATGGCCGCGTGGAAACTCGCCCCGGCGCTGGCCGCCGGCAACTGCGTGGTACTCAAGCCGGCCGAGCAAACCCCGCTGGGCATCTGCGTGCTGATGGAGCTGATCGGTGATCTGCTGCCACCGGGCGTGCTCAACGTGGTGCAAGGTTTCGGCAAGGAAGCCGGCGAAGCGCTGGCCACCAGCAAACGCATCGCCAAGATCGCCTTCACCGGCTCGACCCCGGTCGGCTCGCACATCATGAAATGCGCCGCCGAGAACATCATTCCGTCCACCGTGGAACTGGGCGGCAAATCGCCGAACATCTTCTTCGAAGACATCATGCAGGCCGAACCGACCTTCATCGACAAAGCCGCCGAAGGTCTGGTGCTGGCATTCTTCAACCAGGGCGAAGTCTGCACCTGCCCGTCCCGCGCACTGGTGCAGGAATCGATCTACGACGAATTCATGCAAGTGGTGATGAAGAAAGTCCTGCAGATCAAACGTGGCGACCCGCTGGACACCGACACCATGGTTGGCGCGCAGGCGTCCGAACAGCAATTCGACAAGATCCTGTCGTACCTGGAAATCGCCAAGGGTGAAGGCGCCGAGCTGCTGACCGGCGGCAAGGTGGAAAAACTCGAAGGCAACCTAGCGACCGGCTATTACATCCAGCCGACCCTGCTCAAGGGCACCAACAAAATGCGCGTGTTCCAGGAAGAAATCTTCGGCCCGGTGGTAAGCATCACCACCTTCAAGGACGAAGCCGAAGCCCTCGCCATCGCCAACGACACCGAGTTCGGCCTCGGCGCCGGCCTGTGGACCCGCGACATCAACCGCGCCTACCGCATGGGCCGCGCGATCAAGGCCGGTCGCGTGTGGACCAACTGCTACCACCTGTACCCGGCGCACGCCGCGTTCGGCGGGTACAAGAAGTCTGGCGTCGGCCGTGAAACCCACAAGATGATGCTCGATCACTATCAGCAGACGAAAAACCTGCTGGTGAGCTACGACATCAATCCGTTGGGCTTCTTCTAA